From the Sinorhizobium garamanticum genome, one window contains:
- the galE gene encoding UDP-glucose 4-epimerase GalE translates to MQNNNILVVGGAGYIGSHTCLQLAAKGYQPIVYDNLSNGHEEFVQWGVLEKGDIRDRKRLDDVLARYRPRAILHFAAMIEVGESVKDPAAFYDNNVIGTLTLLSAALAAGIDAFVFSSTCATYGLPDRVPMDETHKQAPINPYGRTKWVCEQALKDYDLYKGLRSVILRYFNAAGADFDGRIGEWHEPETHAIPLAIDAALGRRESFSVFGTDYDTRDGTCVRDYIHVLDLADAHVRAVDYLLDGGNSVELNLGTGTGTTVKELLSAIATVAKRPFNIRYTARREGDSTTLVANNDKARAVLGWEPQYDLAAITESAWNWHSRRPWEVRRA, encoded by the coding sequence GTGCAGAACAACAACATTCTTGTCGTCGGCGGCGCCGGTTATATCGGCTCCCATACCTGTCTCCAGCTGGCCGCCAAGGGCTACCAGCCGATCGTCTACGACAACCTCTCGAACGGCCATGAAGAATTCGTCCAATGGGGCGTTCTCGAAAAAGGGGACATCCGCGATCGCAAGCGTCTCGATGACGTTCTCGCCCGGTATCGGCCGCGCGCCATCCTGCATTTTGCGGCGATGATCGAGGTCGGCGAGTCGGTGAAGGATCCGGCGGCATTCTACGACAACAATGTCATCGGCACGCTCACCTTGCTGTCGGCGGCGCTGGCGGCCGGGATCGACGCCTTCGTGTTCTCGTCCACCTGCGCCACCTACGGGCTGCCCGATCGCGTGCCGATGGACGAAACCCACAAACAGGCGCCGATCAACCCCTATGGCCGCACGAAATGGGTCTGCGAGCAGGCGCTGAAGGACTACGACCTGTACAAGGGCCTGCGCTCGGTGATCCTGCGCTACTTCAACGCCGCCGGTGCCGACTTTGACGGACGGATCGGCGAGTGGCACGAGCCGGAAACCCACGCGATCCCGCTCGCGATCGACGCGGCGCTGGGCCGGCGGGAAAGTTTCAGCGTGTTCGGCACCGACTACGATACCCGCGACGGGACCTGCGTGCGCGACTACATCCACGTCCTCGACCTCGCGGATGCGCATGTGCGGGCGGTCGACTACCTGCTCGACGGCGGCAACAGCGTCGAGCTCAATCTCGGTACCGGCACCGGCACGACGGTCAAGGAGCTGCTGAGCGCAATCGCAACGGTTGCGAAGCGGCCGTTCAATATCCGTTATACCGCGCGGCGCGAAGGCGACTCGACGACGCTGGTCGCCAACAACGACAAGGCACGCGCGGTGCTCGGCTGGGAGCCGCAATACGACCTTGCGGCGATCACAGAATCCGCCTGGAATTGGCACTCACGCCGGCCCTGGGAGGTGAGGCGGGCATAA
- a CDS encoding glycosyltransferase, with protein sequence MTAMRAQPSTEVPSLAIIIPCFNNAETLAEALASALSQDYPAFEVHVCDNGSSDGSREIIEAHASPRLRPALHQDTVCRTDNWNRAYAAGSHADYLVTLHADDRLAPGALQAIGRAARRRPALVHGRFRQITYDGAPIPGHRFPWSYSNNGEAFRELLLLNNMIAMPGATIRTDVFFEAGCWDPAWQYLQDMELWWRCGELGEVAYVAGLLGDHRAYKQPQALHRHAEEHLRWAADKLYAAPTARLRQAAADGLGAYLDRLETEVVALPEVSANLAEPIRTARAALANGPSARAHALHRQRLLRALAASRSAAANVFERLAHRQAPLRLS encoded by the coding sequence ATGACAGCCATGAGAGCCCAGCCATCCACAGAAGTGCCCTCTCTCGCCATCATCATTCCCTGCTTCAACAATGCCGAGACCCTTGCCGAGGCGCTCGCAAGCGCACTCTCGCAGGACTACCCGGCCTTCGAAGTGCATGTCTGCGACAACGGCTCCTCGGACGGCAGCCGGGAGATCATCGAGGCCCATGCGTCACCGCGGCTGAGGCCGGCGCTGCACCAGGACACGGTCTGTCGCACCGACAACTGGAACCGCGCCTACGCCGCCGGGTCGCATGCGGATTACCTCGTCACCCTGCATGCGGATGATCGTCTGGCGCCGGGGGCGCTGCAGGCGATTGGGCGCGCGGCAAGGCGCCGCCCGGCCTTGGTCCACGGCCGCTTCCGGCAGATTACCTATGACGGCGCGCCCATACCCGGTCACCGTTTCCCGTGGAGCTACAGCAACAATGGCGAAGCGTTCCGGGAGCTGCTGCTGCTCAACAACATGATTGCGATGCCGGGCGCGACCATCCGAACCGATGTCTTCTTTGAGGCGGGTTGCTGGGACCCTGCCTGGCAGTACCTACAGGACATGGAGTTGTGGTGGCGCTGCGGCGAGCTTGGCGAGGTGGCTTATGTCGCTGGGCTCCTCGGCGACCACCGGGCCTACAAGCAGCCACAGGCGCTGCACCGGCATGCCGAGGAGCACCTGCGCTGGGCGGCGGACAAGCTTTACGCCGCCCCTACCGCCCGCCTGCGCCAGGCTGCGGCGGACGGGCTCGGCGCCTATCTCGACCGGCTTGAGACAGAGGTGGTGGCGCTGCCGGAGGTGAGCGCCAACTTGGCCGAGCCGATACGGACTGCCCGCGCGGCGCTCGCGAACGGACCCAGCGCTCGTGCGCATGCCCTTCATCGGCAACGCCTGCTGCGTGCGCTCGCTGCTTCCCGCTCTGCCGCCGCAAACGTCTTCGAGCGCCTGGCGCACCGCCAGGCTCCCCTGCGTTTATCCTGA
- a CDS encoding glycosyltransferase family 2 protein, whose protein sequence is MIVLFPANGPSPHFSPEDYAYPRPLIEVAGKPMIQWAIENLKSLGAETRFLFVVDQQEAVRYSYERIFDLSTGGRSQMLMLKGPTAGALCTCLMAIDVIDPTEPLVIANSDQIIDIRLSSVIAEFEAAGADAGVITFETIHPRWSYATLGDDGLVNRTSEKEVISNRAIAGFYYFREAQLFFQAAAAALRHGVTVEGRYYVSSSLNEVILDGGRVVSATISADQYHSFYNPKMIENFEVNGVQRLSSTHANRPVQLVVPAAGRGSRFAKVGFQHPKPFIDVLGRPMIQHVLDNTLPPGGRPTVLLLRDHLHSQADAVAALRSQGVGIVPVNQLTEGTACTVLLARQQLDEEAPLLIANSDQVVDMRIGDFIDDCISRGLDGSILVFRDRKRDPKWSFAETDAAGLVLRVAEKQPISDLATVGIYFFRRAGDYMKAALDMMVHNDRTNGEFYVCPAYNYAIRNGARIGVYEIDKSSMHGLGTPEDLAEYLQDREPAYA, encoded by the coding sequence ATGATCGTCCTGTTCCCGGCCAATGGCCCGAGCCCTCACTTCAGCCCGGAAGACTACGCTTATCCGCGCCCGCTCATCGAGGTGGCGGGAAAGCCGATGATTCAATGGGCCATCGAGAACTTGAAGTCGCTCGGCGCCGAGACACGCTTCCTGTTCGTCGTCGATCAGCAAGAGGCCGTCCGATATTCCTACGAGCGGATCTTCGACCTCAGCACGGGCGGTCGCTCGCAGATGTTGATGTTGAAGGGGCCGACCGCCGGAGCGCTCTGCACCTGCCTCATGGCGATCGACGTCATCGACCCGACTGAGCCGCTGGTCATCGCTAACAGCGATCAGATCATCGACATCCGTCTCTCCTCCGTGATTGCGGAGTTTGAGGCGGCCGGCGCGGATGCCGGCGTCATCACTTTCGAGACCATCCATCCGCGCTGGTCCTACGCGACCCTTGGGGACGACGGCCTGGTGAACCGCACCTCCGAGAAGGAGGTAATCAGCAACCGGGCGATCGCCGGGTTCTACTATTTCCGTGAGGCACAGCTGTTCTTCCAGGCGGCCGCCGCTGCGCTGCGGCACGGGGTCACCGTCGAAGGGCGCTACTATGTCAGCTCCTCGTTGAACGAGGTGATCCTCGATGGTGGCCGCGTCGTCTCGGCCACCATCAGCGCGGACCAGTACCACAGTTTCTACAACCCGAAGATGATCGAGAATTTCGAAGTGAATGGCGTGCAGCGTCTGTCCTCCACGCATGCCAATCGGCCGGTGCAGTTGGTGGTGCCAGCGGCCGGGCGGGGCAGTCGCTTCGCCAAGGTCGGCTTCCAACATCCAAAGCCCTTCATCGACGTCCTTGGCCGGCCAATGATTCAACATGTGCTGGACAACACATTGCCGCCGGGTGGCCGCCCCACCGTACTTTTGCTGCGCGACCACCTGCACAGCCAGGCGGATGCGGTGGCTGCGCTTCGCTCGCAGGGCGTAGGCATCGTCCCGGTCAACCAGCTCACCGAGGGCACCGCCTGCACCGTCCTGCTGGCTCGCCAGCAACTCGACGAGGAGGCACCGCTGTTGATCGCCAACTCCGACCAAGTGGTGGACATGCGTATCGGTGACTTCATTGATGACTGCATCTCGCGCGGTCTGGACGGGTCAATCCTCGTTTTCCGCGACCGGAAACGCGATCCGAAATGGTCCTTCGCGGAAACCGATGCGGCGGGCTTGGTGCTGCGGGTCGCCGAAAAGCAGCCAATCTCCGATCTCGCGACGGTAGGCATCTATTTCTTTCGCCGTGCGGGCGACTACATGAAGGCGGCGCTCGATATGATGGTGCACAACGACCGCACCAATGGCGAGTTCTACGTCTGCCCCGCCTACAACTACGCCATCCGCAACGGGGCGCGCATCGGCGTCTATGAGATCGACAAGAGCAGCATGCATGGCCTGGGAACGCCAGAGGATTTAGCCGAGTACCTGCAGGACCGTGAGCCAGCCTATGCGTGA
- a CDS encoding HAD family hydrolase → MIRGVFFDMDGVLIDAKEWHYEALNRALELFGMPIDRQAHLATFDGLPTRRKLEILSRSNGLPHGLSELIHALKQDYTMELIYTRCRPVFAHQYALSRLKHEGYQVAVCSNSIRDTVESMMRRAGLIGYIDLIVSNEDVTRSKPDPEMYLTTMERFGLQPEECLILEDNEYGLKAARDSGAHVLQVGSPADVVYARIVSEINLVSEVAA, encoded by the coding sequence ATGATCCGCGGTGTTTTCTTCGACATGGACGGCGTGCTGATCGATGCCAAGGAATGGCATTACGAGGCACTGAACCGGGCACTTGAGCTCTTCGGCATGCCGATCGACCGTCAGGCGCACCTTGCAACCTTCGACGGCCTGCCGACCCGCCGCAAGCTGGAGATACTGTCGCGCTCCAACGGCCTGCCGCATGGCCTCAGCGAGCTGATCCACGCGCTGAAGCAGGACTATACGATGGAGCTGATCTACACGCGTTGCCGGCCCGTCTTCGCGCATCAATACGCCCTCAGCCGCCTCAAGCATGAGGGCTACCAGGTTGCAGTCTGCTCGAACTCGATACGCGACACCGTTGAATCGATGATGCGGCGCGCTGGGCTGATCGGCTACATCGACCTGATCGTCTCGAACGAGGACGTCACCCGCTCCAAGCCGGATCCGGAGATGTACCTTACCACGATGGAGCGCTTTGGCCTGCAGCCAGAGGAGTGTCTGATCCTGGAAGACAACGAATACGGGCTGAAGGCGGCGCGCGATAGCGGCGCGCATGTCCTGCAGGTCGGCTCGCCGGCCGATGTCGTGTACGCCAGGATCGTTTCCGAGATCAACCTTGTATCGGAGGTGGCGGCATGA
- a CDS encoding oligosaccharide flippase family protein, which translates to MVSQLCGIGALLIAARILSPAEVGVFAMISAIVLLQSKVAEAGWSEYLIAAPRGRELPATLLYCALASGVVFTLIGLCGLAVWAVWLEPEGAIFLTLLLLMATIVPGTFIICQSGVLVRARRLRDLACYQAVSELCGLLVTAGGLLLGWDIVALAAGRCCVVLIALVISTNFARWLPRFEFRLSVAREALAYSARLLVSRLIQFAQSYGAEFLIVFFIGVTEVGLYRIASRMVGAVTELISEPVRMLAWSYFSRRQGEAGDFEGLGRLTGLMLAATAFAALPVFLGLAVVSQRLVHVLLGEQWLAAAPVLVLLAAARGIAVVQMLNEPVLSIMGRVALLPRLNMLFTAASLACLGVAGWIRPELLDIAIAQVAAAVLTTAASLHVLQRGTGFRWQPLLRRILPAGLGACLMAATVAVFFHTTGGFRLLPVMELLVGVVAGGLVYGVIAWSSGRALMAELSDVTEATTAPRVLSDAQRMQ; encoded by the coding sequence TTGGTCAGCCAGCTCTGCGGCATCGGCGCCCTGCTGATCGCCGCGCGCATCCTGTCGCCGGCTGAGGTCGGCGTTTTCGCCATGATTTCGGCAATAGTGCTGCTGCAATCGAAGGTCGCCGAGGCGGGGTGGAGCGAATACCTTATCGCTGCGCCGCGCGGCAGGGAGTTGCCCGCGACCCTGCTCTATTGCGCCCTCGCGAGCGGCGTCGTCTTCACCCTCATCGGCCTCTGCGGGCTCGCCGTCTGGGCTGTCTGGCTGGAACCCGAAGGCGCCATCTTCCTCACCCTGCTCTTGCTGATGGCCACTATCGTTCCCGGCACGTTCATCATCTGCCAGAGCGGTGTGCTGGTGCGGGCACGGCGGTTGCGTGACCTTGCGTGCTATCAGGCGGTGTCCGAGCTGTGCGGCCTGCTCGTGACTGCGGGAGGATTGCTGCTGGGGTGGGATATCGTCGCACTGGCGGCTGGGCGCTGCTGCGTCGTGCTCATCGCTCTGGTAATATCTACGAACTTTGCGCGCTGGCTGCCTCGCTTTGAATTCAGGCTGAGCGTGGCCCGGGAGGCCTTGGCCTATTCGGCGCGCCTGCTGGTGTCCCGCCTGATACAATTCGCGCAGAGCTATGGGGCGGAGTTCCTGATCGTGTTCTTCATCGGCGTGACCGAGGTCGGCCTCTATCGAATCGCCAGCCGCATGGTGGGCGCGGTGACCGAGCTCATCTCCGAGCCGGTGCGAATGCTGGCCTGGAGCTACTTTTCCCGCCGGCAGGGCGAGGCAGGCGACTTTGAGGGATTGGGCCGCCTCACCGGGCTGATGTTGGCTGCCACGGCTTTCGCCGCACTTCCGGTCTTCCTGGGTCTCGCTGTGGTCTCGCAGAGGCTCGTGCATGTGCTGCTCGGCGAGCAGTGGCTCGCGGCTGCTCCGGTTCTGGTCCTTTTGGCCGCCGCGCGGGGCATCGCTGTCGTCCAGATGCTGAACGAGCCTGTGCTCAGCATCATGGGCCGCGTCGCCCTGTTGCCGCGCCTGAACATGCTGTTCACTGCGGCGAGCCTTGCCTGCCTTGGAGTCGCAGGTTGGATCAGGCCGGAACTGCTCGACATCGCCATTGCGCAGGTGGCGGCGGCGGTGCTGACCACGGCTGCATCGCTCCATGTCCTGCAGCGTGGCACGGGGTTCCGCTGGCAGCCGCTGCTGCGCAGGATCCTGCCGGCCGGCCTGGGCGCGTGCCTCATGGCCGCCACGGTCGCGGTGTTTTTCCACACAACCGGCGGCTTCCGCCTGCTTCCTGTGATGGAACTGCTGGTCGGGGTGGTGGCGGGCGGTCTCGTCTATGGCGTCATCGCCTGGTCCAGCGGCCGCGCCTTGATGGCGGAGCTCAGCGATGTGACGGAAGCGACTACAGCGCCGCGCGTCTTGTCAGACGCGCAAAGGATGCAGTAG